In a genomic window of Meriones unguiculatus strain TT.TT164.6M chromosome 8, Bangor_MerUng_6.1, whole genome shotgun sequence:
- the LOC110541568 gene encoding olfactory receptor 9G19-like produces the protein MERGNHTVTEFILLGFSTDPVMQMILFVLFLGVYSLTLLGNTTLIILICSDARLHTPMYFFIGNLSFLDLWYSSVYTPKILVTCISEDKSISFAGCLSQFFFSAGLAYSECYLLAAMAYDRYVAISNPLLYAQAMSRRLCICLVLYSYTGGFVNATILTSNTFTLDFCGDNVIDDFFCDVPPLVKLACEVRESYQSVLYFLLASNVITPTLLILASYLFIIAAILRIRSTQGRLKAFSTCSSHLISVTLYYGSILYIYSRPSSSYSLERDKMVSTFYTVLFPMLNPMIYSLRNKDVKEALRKLFKLSHSEV, from the coding sequence ATGGAGAGGGGCAATCACACAGTGACTGAGTTCATCTTGCTGGGCTTCTCAACAGACCCTGTGATGCAGATGATCCTGTTTGTCCTGTTCCTTGGAGTATATTCTCTGACACTGCTGGGAAACACGACCCTCATCATATTGATCTGCAGTGACGCCAGGCTCCACACACCTATGTATTTCTTTATTGGAAATCTGTCTTTTTTGGATCTCTGGTATTCCTCTGTGTATACTCCAAAGATCCTAGTGACCTGCATCTCTGAAGACAAAAGCATCTCCTTTGCTGGATGTCTATCTCAGTTCTTCTTCTCTGCTGGATTGGCCTATAGTGAGTGCTACCTACTGGCTGCCATGGCTTATGATCGCTATGTAGCCATCTCTAACCCCCTGCTTTATGCTCAAGCTATGTCAAGGAGGTTGTGCATCTGCTTAGTTCTATATTCCTATACAGGAGGCTTTGTCAATGCAACAATATTAACCAGCAACACATTCACGTTGGATTTTTGTGGTGACAATGTCATCGATGACTTTTTCTGTGATGTTCCACCTCTGGTGAAGTTGGCATGTGAGGTCAGGGAGAGTTACCAGTCTGTGCTGTACTTCCTCCTGGCCTCCAATGTCATTACTCCCACCCTGCTCATCCTGGCCTCCTATCTCTTCATCATTGCTGCCATCCTGAGGATCAGATCCACCCAGGGCCGCCTCAAGGCCTTCTCCACCTGTTCCTCACATCTCATCTCTGTGACCTTGTACTATGGCTCCATCCTCTACATCTACTCTCGCCCAAGTTCCAGCTACTCCCTGGAGAGGGACAAAATGGTGTCTACCTTTTATACTGTGTTATTCCCCATGTTGAACCCCATGATCTACAGTCTGAGGAATAAAGATGTGAAGGAAGCTCTGAGAAAACTCTTCAAGTTATCCCATTCTGAAGTCTAA